A section of the Tamandua tetradactyla isolate mTamTet1 chromosome 4, mTamTet1.pri, whole genome shotgun sequence genome encodes:
- the LOC143681257 gene encoding uncharacterized protein LOC143681257, with the protein MTTYGPRTGIVESYGFPPFSYLHRNEMATGKLIGGVRLRTQIEKKRVGRRGSKCSNPERCDSGSMAEFSPIMLETWVRFPVPAHVKKRKKKCLNPVYISITDILSILNPC; encoded by the exons GTATGGACCTAGAACTGGGATTGtggaatcatatg GCTTCCCACCTTTCAGCTACCTTCACAGAAACGAGATGGCCACTGGAAAGCTAATTGGGGGTGTAAGGCTGAGGacacaaattgaaaagaaaagagttgGGAG AAGAGGATCAAAATGTTCCAATCCAGagcggtgcgacagtggctcaatggcagaattctcacctatcatgctggagacttgggttcgattcccagtgcctgcccatgtgaaaaaaagaaagaagaaatgtctCAATCCAGTGTACATCAGCATTACTGACATTCTCTCGATTCTGAACCcatgttga